The proteins below come from a single Streptomyces sp. SCSIO 75703 genomic window:
- a CDS encoding YigZ family protein translates to MQDEYRTVARAGVHETEINRSRFLCALAPAATEREAQEFIAGVRKEHADATHNCWAYVIGADAAVQKANDDGEPGGTAGLPMLQMLLRRDMRYVVAVVTRYYGGVKLGAGGLIRAYGGAVGEALDHVGTLTRRRFRLATVTVDHQRAGKVENDLRATGRAVREVRYAEEVTIEIGLPDAEVDAFRAWLADATAGTAVLTLGGEAYGDA, encoded by the coding sequence ATGCAGGACGAGTACCGGACGGTCGCCCGCGCGGGCGTGCACGAGACCGAGATCAACCGCTCGCGCTTCCTGTGCGCCCTGGCCCCCGCGGCCACCGAACGGGAGGCACAGGAGTTCATCGCGGGCGTACGCAAGGAGCACGCGGACGCCACCCACAACTGCTGGGCGTACGTGATCGGTGCCGACGCCGCCGTGCAGAAGGCCAACGACGACGGCGAACCCGGCGGAACGGCGGGCCTCCCCATGCTCCAGATGCTGCTCCGCCGCGACATGCGGTACGTCGTCGCGGTCGTCACCCGCTACTACGGCGGCGTCAAACTCGGCGCGGGCGGCCTCATCCGCGCCTACGGAGGGGCCGTCGGCGAGGCGCTGGACCACGTCGGCACCCTCACCCGGCGCCGCTTCCGGCTCGCCACCGTGACCGTCGACCACCAGCGCGCGGGCAAGGTGGAGAACGACCTGCGCGCCACCGGCCGCGCCGTCCGCGAGGTGCGCTACGCCGAGGAGGTCACCATCGAGATCGGCCTGCCCGACGCCGAGGTCGACGCCTTCCGCGCCTGGCTCGCCGACGCCACCGCGGGCACCGCCGTCCTCACCCTCGGCGGAGAGGCGTACGGAGACGCCTGA
- a CDS encoding metalloregulator ArsR/SmtB family transcription factor, producing MSARMHLSTAHPAHLPVAGEERMARAADLLALLGDRTRLALLHALTGGEADVTTLTEVCAAARPAVSQHLARLRLAGLVDTRKEGRRVVYSLRDGHLRRLIAEALNVADHRVAGLPPHD from the coding sequence ATGAGCGCACGCATGCACCTGTCAACCGCGCATCCTGCGCACCTGCCCGTAGCGGGCGAGGAGCGGATGGCGCGCGCGGCCGACCTGCTCGCCCTGCTCGGCGACCGCACCCGCCTCGCCCTGCTGCACGCCCTGACCGGCGGCGAGGCCGACGTCACCACCCTCACCGAGGTGTGCGCGGCGGCCCGGCCCGCGGTCAGCCAGCACTTGGCGCGGCTGCGGCTGGCCGGCCTCGTGGACACCCGGAAGGAGGGGCGCCGGGTGGTCTACTCGCTGCGCGACGGGCACCTGCGCCGCCTGATCGCCGAGGCGCTGAACGTGGCCGACCACCGCGTCGCCGGCCTGCCGCCGCACGACTGA
- a CDS encoding cation diffusion facilitator family transporter produces the protein MSDPHRHHDDGPHPRHAHHRSPARPHGQDGPRAHGHGHPHGHAHRPAGRLRRLLTPHSHAGGDRLDPALESSARGLRALWVSLAVLGSTALAQAVVVAVSGSVALLGDTVHNTADALTALPLALAFVLGRRAATRRFTYGYGRAEDLAGVVIVLAIAASALLAGWAAVDRLLDPRPVQHLPAVAAAAVVGFAGNEWVARHRIRVGRSIGSAALVADGLHARTDGFTSLAVLVGAGGAALGWRYADPVVGLAITAAIVLVLRDAAREVFRRLMDAVDPVLVDRAEQALRAVPGVHGVGELRLRWIGHRLRAEVAVVVDGEATVREAHHVAVAAEHALLHAVPRLTAALVHADPALAAGEADPHQALAHHGPA, from the coding sequence ATGAGCGACCCGCACCGGCACCACGACGACGGACCCCACCCCCGCCACGCCCACCACCGCTCCCCCGCCCGCCCGCACGGCCAAGACGGCCCCCGCGCTCACGGTCACGGCCATCCGCACGGCCACGCCCACCGCCCCGCCGGCCGTCTGCGCCGGCTGCTCACCCCGCACTCCCACGCGGGCGGCGACCGGCTGGATCCCGCGCTGGAGTCCTCGGCACGGGGGCTGCGGGCGCTGTGGGTGTCGCTGGCGGTGCTCGGCTCGACGGCGCTCGCGCAGGCGGTCGTGGTGGCGGTCTCCGGTTCGGTGGCGCTGCTCGGCGACACCGTGCACAACACGGCGGACGCGCTCACCGCGCTGCCGCTGGCACTCGCCTTCGTGCTGGGCCGCCGCGCCGCGACCCGGCGTTTCACCTACGGGTACGGGCGGGCGGAGGACCTGGCGGGTGTGGTGATCGTCCTCGCCATCGCCGCGTCCGCGCTGCTCGCGGGGTGGGCGGCGGTGGACCGGCTGCTGGACCCGCGCCCGGTGCAGCACCTGCCCGCGGTCGCCGCGGCGGCCGTGGTCGGTTTCGCCGGCAACGAGTGGGTGGCCCGTCACCGCATCCGGGTCGGCAGGTCGATCGGTTCGGCCGCACTGGTCGCCGACGGCCTGCACGCGCGTACCGACGGCTTCACGTCGCTGGCCGTGCTGGTGGGCGCCGGGGGCGCGGCACTGGGCTGGCGGTACGCCGACCCGGTGGTGGGGCTGGCGATCACCGCGGCGATCGTGCTGGTGCTGCGGGACGCGGCGCGCGAGGTGTTCCGGCGCCTGATGGACGCCGTCGACCCGGTCCTGGTCGACCGCGCCGAACAGGCGCTCCGCGCGGTCCCCGGCGTGCACGGGGTGGGTGAGCTGCGGCTGCGCTGGATCGGGCACCGGCTGCGCGCCGAGGTGGCGGTGGTGGTGGACGGCGAGGCCACGGTGCGCGAGGCCCACCACGTCGCCGTCGCCGCCGAACACGCCCTGCTGCACGCCGTGCCCCGGCTCACCGCGGCCCTGGTCCACGCCGATCCGGCGCTCGCGGCGGGCGAGGCGGACCCGCATCAGGCGCTCGCCCACCACGGCCCGGCGTGA
- a CDS encoding restriction endonuclease, which yields MAAALAVALAAAVVDWLLTHWWVPAGAGVAAVLTGAALLHRKRQRARWEAVRARGLRYALEHLDALHHTRFEDAVRDLMRRDGCRDATRVGGRGDLGADVKATDPFGRRWVIQCKHRRQGLAGSAVGTPDLQVLNGTARPVHGADVAVIVTNGRVTAPAVTFARQQRLHVVDRHTLAAWASGSRPLWDLLAAVPAPRGRTGPS from the coding sequence GTGGCCGCGGCCCTGGCCGTCGCCTTGGCGGCGGCCGTCGTCGACTGGCTGCTGACCCACTGGTGGGTACCGGCCGGCGCCGGGGTGGCGGCGGTACTCACGGGAGCCGCCCTGCTGCACCGCAAGCGGCAGCGTGCCCGGTGGGAGGCGGTACGCGCGCGGGGCCTGCGGTACGCGCTGGAGCACCTGGACGCGCTCCACCACACCCGGTTCGAGGACGCGGTGCGGGACCTGATGCGGCGCGACGGCTGCCGGGACGCGACCCGCGTCGGGGGCCGCGGCGACCTGGGCGCCGACGTGAAGGCGACCGACCCGTTCGGGCGGCGCTGGGTCATCCAGTGCAAGCACCGCCGTCAGGGTCTGGCCGGCTCCGCGGTCGGCACCCCCGACCTCCAGGTGCTCAACGGGACCGCCCGCCCGGTGCACGGCGCCGACGTCGCGGTGATCGTGACCAACGGCCGGGTGACCGCACCGGCCGTGACCTTCGCCCGGCAGCAGCGTCTCCACGTCGTGGACCGCCACACCCTCGCGGCCTGGGCGTCCGGTTCGCGCCCCCTGTGGGACCTGCTCGCCGCCGTCCCCGCGCCCCGCGGGCGCACCGGCCCCTCCTGA
- a CDS encoding XRE family transcriptional regulator, protein MSDLDLLTQSLARNVRRWRTERGFTLEALAARAGVSRGMLIQIEQARTNPSLGTVVKIGDALGVSVTTLLDYEQGPTVRIVPAGQAVRLWDTDAGSFSRLLAGAEAPGPLEMWEWCLMPGESSPSDPHPAGTVELLHVTAGELTLTLDGVPHRVPEGASASFGADSPHTYGNEGPGPMRMIMAVSVPPVR, encoded by the coding sequence GTGTCGGACCTCGATCTGCTGACCCAGTCCCTGGCCCGCAACGTGAGGCGCTGGCGCACCGAGCGCGGTTTCACCCTGGAGGCGCTCGCCGCGCGGGCCGGTGTCAGCCGCGGCATGCTCATCCAGATCGAGCAGGCGCGCACCAATCCCAGCCTGGGCACCGTCGTCAAGATCGGCGATGCCCTCGGCGTCAGCGTCACCACCCTGCTCGACTACGAACAGGGCCCCACCGTCCGCATCGTCCCCGCGGGCCAGGCCGTACGGCTGTGGGACACCGACGCCGGCAGCTTCAGCCGGCTGCTCGCGGGCGCCGAGGCCCCCGGCCCGCTGGAGATGTGGGAGTGGTGTCTCATGCCCGGCGAGAGCAGCCCCTCCGACCCGCACCCCGCCGGCACCGTCGAACTCCTGCACGTCACGGCGGGCGAACTCACCCTGACCCTCGACGGCGTACCGCACCGCGTGCCCGAGGGGGCCAGCGCCTCCTTCGGCGCCGACTCCCCGCACACGTACGGGAACGAGGGGCCCGGACCGATGCGGATGATCATGGCGGTCTCCGTCCCGCCCGTCCGCTGA
- a CDS encoding acyltransferase, translating to MPKRKNTFSSRAGLLAQRAVHAGWAWVQRTGSVTAARPGRFRFRALGAGTRLAFPLGTVFGEPWIEVGAHCIIGEQVTLTAGLMPDLDLGPDAILRIGDGVVLGRGSHVIADTTVTIGSDCYVGPYVYVTSTNHSYDDPHQPIGRQWPRMEPVEIGPGCWIGTGAVVLPGARIGRNVVVAAGAVVRGTVPDHAVVAGAPARVVRRWTPADGWQPPLRTPAPVPIPEDVTPDQLRALSALDDEAVAHLATLPDPAPAPPQVPHPELETEG from the coding sequence GTGCCGAAGCGCAAGAACACGTTCTCGTCCCGGGCCGGACTGCTCGCGCAGCGGGCCGTGCACGCCGGCTGGGCGTGGGTGCAGCGCACCGGCTCCGTCACCGCCGCCCGCCCCGGACGGTTCCGCTTCCGCGCCCTGGGCGCCGGCACCCGGCTCGCCTTCCCGCTCGGCACGGTCTTCGGCGAGCCCTGGATCGAGGTCGGCGCCCACTGCATCATCGGCGAGCAGGTCACCCTGACCGCCGGGCTCATGCCCGACCTGGACCTCGGCCCGGACGCCATCCTGCGCATCGGGGACGGCGTCGTCCTCGGCCGCGGCAGCCACGTCATAGCGGACACCACGGTCACCATCGGCAGCGACTGCTACGTCGGCCCCTACGTCTACGTCACCTCGACCAACCACTCCTACGACGACCCCCACCAGCCCATCGGCAGGCAGTGGCCGCGCATGGAGCCGGTGGAGATCGGCCCCGGCTGCTGGATCGGCACCGGCGCGGTGGTCCTGCCCGGCGCGCGGATCGGCCGGAACGTGGTGGTGGCCGCCGGTGCCGTGGTCCGCGGCACGGTGCCCGACCACGCCGTGGTCGCCGGGGCACCGGCCCGGGTCGTCCGCCGCTGGACCCCCGCCGACGGCTGGCAGCCGCCCCTGCGCACCCCGGCCCCGGTGCCGATACCCGAGGACGTCACCCCGGACCAGTTGCGCGCCCTGTCCGCGCTGGACGACGAAGCCGTCGCCCACCTGGCCACCCTGCCCGACCCGGCCCCGGCTCCGCCCCAGGTGCCGCACCCGGAACTGGAGACCGAGGGCTGA
- a CDS encoding CoA-binding protein, which translates to MYGDEETVRRILTERGDTWAVVGLSSNRQRAAYGVAEVLQRFGKRIVPVHPKAETVHGERGYASLADIPFAVDVVDVFVNSELAGAVADEAVAKGAGAVWFQLGVVDEAAFARTRAAGLDMVMDRCPAIEIPRLGA; encoded by the coding sequence GTGTACGGCGACGAGGAGACGGTCCGCAGGATTCTCACCGAACGGGGCGACACCTGGGCCGTGGTGGGCCTGTCGTCCAACCGGCAGCGTGCCGCGTACGGCGTCGCCGAGGTGCTCCAGCGCTTCGGCAAGCGGATCGTGCCGGTCCACCCCAAGGCCGAGACCGTGCACGGAGAGCGGGGGTACGCGTCCCTCGCGGACATCCCCTTCGCCGTGGACGTCGTCGACGTCTTCGTCAACAGCGAACTGGCCGGTGCGGTCGCCGACGAGGCGGTGGCCAAGGGTGCCGGGGCGGTCTGGTTCCAGCTCGGCGTCGTCGACGAGGCCGCCTTCGCGCGGACCCGGGCGGCGGGCCTGGACATGGTGATGGACCGCTGCCCCGCGATCGAGATCCCGCGCCTGGGGGCGTGA